From Oncorhynchus tshawytscha isolate Ot180627B unplaced genomic scaffold, Otsh_v2.0 Un_scaffold_13173_pilon_pilon, whole genome shotgun sequence, one genomic window encodes:
- the LOC112225361 gene encoding vicilin-like seed storage protein At2g18540: protein MLMFVCTMTTEASAVGEADTEGKPKPSVAEAERRPETKQSSEAEIQLENKQSPEPETEREPENKQSPEAAEPDREKPSQKTQEQASQPGSTETPIFTTTTEEEQLVKPRQRTSASRGLSRLFSSFLKRRSQCSDVEWAEVEKAEKDRKEKAEAGTKEEKLEQAKGEEKKEAEERGEKKEEEEAAKKSKKKEEEEAAKKAEKKQKKEEEEAAKKEAVKKKKEEKEAAKKAEKKKKEEEEAAKKAEKKKKEEEEAARKAKKKEEEEGKKKEKENKEEEKGKKNEANKEVKKNEENKELKKKKRKGKKKAGEEHKAGEQSTTEVQVKAPIAAPEPELRAEAEGEAEPERQEEPVEAQDHHSISSAETQVSEGDNELLT, encoded by the exons TGTGTACCATGACAACAGAGGCTAGCGCGGTGGGCGAGGCGGACACAGAGGGCAAGCCGAAGCCCAGTGtagcagaggcagagagaagaccGGAGACCAAGCAGAGCTCGGAGGCAGAGATACAACTGGAGAACAAGCAGAGCCCAGAgccagaaacagagagagaaccggAGAACAAGCAGAGCCCAGAGGCAGCGGAGCCAGATAGGGAGAAGCCCAGCCAGAAGACCCAGGAGCAGGCCTCACAGCCTGGCTCCACAGAGACCCCCATCTTCACCACCACCACTGAGGAGGAGCAGCTAGTGAAGCCCCGCCAGCGCACCTCAGCCAGCCGGGGCCTCTCacgcctcttctcctccttcctcaagCGGCGCTCGCAGTGCTCAGACGTAGAGTGGGCTGAGGTCGAGAAGGCGGAGAAGGACAGGAAAGAGAAGGCAGAGGCTGGAACAAAGGAGGAAAAGTTAGAGCAGGCcaagggggaggagaagaaagaggcagaggaaaggggggagaagaaagaggaggaagaagcaGCAAAGAAATcaaagaagaaagaggaggaagaagcaGCAAAGAAAGcagagaagaagcagaagaaagaagaggaagaagcagCAAAGAAAGAGGCagtgaagaagaagaaagaagagaaagaggcagCAAAGaaagcagagaagaagaagaaagaggaagaagaggcaGCAAAGaaagcagagaagaagaagaaagaggaggaagaagcaGCAAGGAAAGcgaagaagaaagaggaggaagag gggaagaagaaagagaaagaaaataaagaggaggagaaggggaagaagaACGAGGCGAATAAAGAGGTAAAGAAGAACGAGGAGAATAAAGAGTTAAAGAAGAAAAAACGGAAGGGCAAAAAGAAAGCAGGGGAGGAGCACAAAGCAGGGGAGCAGTCCACAACAGAGGTGCAGGTGAAAGCCCCCATCGCAGCCCCGGAGCCAGAGCTCAGAGCAGAGGCGGAGGGGGAGGCTGAACCGGAGAGGCAGGAGGAGCCGGTAGAGGCCCAGGACCATCACTCCATCAGCAGTGCAGAGACACAGGTGAGTGAGGGAGACAATGAACTTCTCACCTAG